The stretch of DNA TGTCTCTACCCCGCAATTGTTGCAGAACTTGTTGCCGTTTGATGGCCTGAACCCACATGAAAGACATACGTCTGCATTTTGTGCCATTTCCTTTCCACAGTTCCTGCAAAACATGCTTTCACCTCTTTAAAATTGGAATTTACAAATTTACCCTATCACTGACCAGAAATTGAAGTCAACATAAAATGTGAAGTGTTTTTGCTAACTACTCACGGCTGCTATACTTAGCGCGTCGAACACATCTCCCTCCACGGCCCGGCCTTCAAGCTCTATGACGAATGTGCCTTGTGTGATCTCCCTTGTCTCCCACTCGATGGAAAACCCCTCCTTCCCGTATTCGGCCATATTCTTCCGCTTGTAGCCCAGAAGGTGAGGGATATCGCGATGATTGAGGAGGATTTTTGTCGGGCCGCCACTAACTGATAAGCTTCGCAGTTTCGCCACCAGGGCGAGGCGGAAGGCCCACGATTTGACTATGTATCCGAAAGATGGGTGAAAATGACCGGCGATTATCCTGTCACTTATCACTTCGTTATCCGTAAGACCCATCTTTACCACTTTTATGCCTTTTTTCAAAAGATGGAGATAGATATAAAGCGTCCTTTCGACCGCTTTCTCAAAAGGAATCGGGACAAATGTACCCTCCCGGTACATGGTCTCCAAGGGAGTCCCCTTGAGGACTGCCAGGGGATAAATTCTCACGTAATCCGGTGCAAGGGTAGCCAAATGCTCGGTCGTCTCCGCGATGTCCGTCATAGTCTCGCCGGGAAGGCCGACCATGGTCTGAAGCGCCATGGTGAAACCTTCTTCCCTGAGCCTCAGGAAGCTTCTCCTTAAGTCTTCCGCCGTATGCCGCCGGTTGATCACGCGGAGAATCCCATCGTTAAAGGACGGTATACCGAGCTCTATAACTCTCACTCCATTTTCTTTCAAGATACGGATGATTTCATTGCCGAGAGGAACGGGTTTTGTCGAGATCCTAAAACCGACGATCCTGTCTCTATGAGGCTCAAAAAAAGCGAAAAGCCGCCTCAGATTGTCCGCCTTAAGCCCAAATATGTTTCCGCCGAAAAGACCGACCTCAATAGGTTGCCGGACGGACCCGAGATGGGCCGCAACTGTGGCCTCCATATTGTTGGTCCGTAAATCAGTAATGCTCATTTGATCACAGTAGATGCACCTGTCTCCGCATCCGAGGTGGGGCAGGAATACAGGAACGATCATTCGCCTTGCCTGATCTCGTTCAAGAGCAGCCTCGCCGCCTGCCGTTCCGCTTCCTTCTTGCTCTTGCCCGTACCCTTTGCCTTTAAGGCGTCGCCGACACAGACGATGACGGTGAAGCCTTCTTTCGTTTTTCGTGCCAATTTGTACTGGGGTAGTATACCCCATCTCTTCTGGGAGTACTCCTGGAGTATGTTCTTAGGATTCTTCTCGTTCAGTTTTTGTTCGTCGAAATAAGGAGAAAAGAGCGCCTTGATCATCTTGGTTAATTTTCTGATGCCCCCGTCAAGGTAGACCGCGCCGATAAGCGCTTCAAGCGTGTTGGAAAGCACCTTCGATTCTTCGGGAACATCCCTGTCTCCGCTGCCGTAACGCATGTGAGTATTGAGCGATATGCTTTTTGCCACTTCCGTGAGAGTCCCTTTCTTGACCAGGTATGACCTGGCGTTGCTCAGAAACCCTTCATGCCTGTCTTTGTATTTTTTGTAAAGGAGTATGCTGATGACTGTATTCAGAAGCGCATCGCCAAGATACTCAAGCTTCTCGTTTTTCGATCGCCGTGACGCCTTTTTTTCGTTGAAGCATGAGGTGTGCGTGATGGCCTGGTCGAAAAGTTCCCTATCCTTGAACGTGTACTTTATGATCTCTTCTAAAGGAGTAGGATAATCCACTATATGCTGCGCCTAAAATGGGGCAGGGGGGGAACCCTGCCCCATTGCGTTCTATATCTTGAATGCTTCTTCCATTCCCGAGTAGTGTTTTCTAAGTTTCGGCTTTTCAATTTTGCCGGTCGGATTTCTCGGGACTTCGCCGAAGAATACCTTGCGGGGTCTCTTGTACTTGGGAAGAGCCTCCGAGAACTTCATTACCTCTTCCGTGGTGAGTGTCTTGCCCGGCACCAGCTCAATGATCACTGCCACGATCTCGCCCAGGCGCTCATCTGGCAGGCCAATGGCCGCCGCATCTTTCACGTTCGGATTTGTATGGAAGAAATCTTCCACCTCCACCGGGAAGACGTTCTCGCCGCCCGTAATGATTATGTCTTTCTTGCGGTCCACGAGCCATATAAAACCGTCCTCGTCCATTCTCGCCATATCGCCCGTATATAGCCAGCCGTCCACGAGGGACTTCGCAGTTGCCTCGGGGTTATTGTAGTACTCTCTCATTACGCCGTTACCTCGCACCAGAAGTTCTCCCGGCGTTCCTGCGGGCACTGTCTTTCCGTCTTCGTCAATGATCTTCACTTCCCAATTGAAGCCTGGGATACCGATCGCGCCTATCTTGTGCTCATTGCCCATGCCGAGGTGTACACAACCCGGCCCCGTGGATTCACTGAGACCGAAATTCGTGTCATAATCCATTTTCGGAAAATAAGTCTTCCAATGCTTGATGAGCGCCGGCGGAACAGGCTGGGCGCCTATATGCATGAGCCGCCACTGTCCGAGCTTGTAATTCGAAGATTTCAGCTCCCCGCTGTCGAGTTTTAAGAGGATATCCTGGGCCCATGGAACGAGGAGCCATACGATGGTTCCCCCTTCCTCGCTCACTGCCTCAAGAGTATATTCTGGAGAGACGCCTTTGAGGATTACGGCCTTCCCTCCCACAATAAAGCTGCCGAACCAGTGCATTTTCGCTCCGGTATGATAAAGGGGCGGAATAAGAATGAACACATCGTCTTTTGTCTGGCGATGGTGCACATTCTCCGTGATGCAGGCGCAGGCCATGTTGTTGTGAGTAAGGAGTATGGGTTTTGGTTGTCCTGTGGTGCCTGAGGTAAAGTACAATCCGCAAGGATCGTCGAAACGGATCTCCGTGTCGAGGGGTGACGCATCCGCCCCCGTCATGAGCGCATCGTATGATTCAGCAAAGGCCGGCGTGTTTTTGCCCACGCATATGTATCCCTTTACTGTGGGAAGTTTGTCTTTTATCGAGTCGATTCTGCCCGCGAACTCCTCGTCAAAAACCACGTAAACAGGCAGGGCTACATCGGCGCAGTACTTCACATCGTCTGCGGTAAAGCGGAAATTGAGCGGCACAACCCATGCTCCCGTCCTTACCACGCCGAAATAGGCGACAAGCCAGTCTATCGAGTTCTGCATAAAATGGAGGACTTTATCACCTTTTTTGACGCCTTTCTTTTTTAGCAGATTGGCAAACTTGTTTGCTCTGTCGTCAAACTCCTTCCACGTGATTTCAACCCTTTTCTTTTCCGCCGGGATACGCTCCACAAGCGCCACGTCTTGTGGGTACATCCTGGCATTTCGCGCAAGAATTTCTCCAATGTGTACTTGCAAATCTTTCATCTCGGCCACCCCGAATCGTTTTTTGATATTGACAAAACCCTCAGCTAAATCTATCATGGGATATACACATGAAGCAACACAAAATAAAGAGGGAGGGTTATATGAATTTTGCGAGTTTTTCCGGGCTAAATGCATCGAAATTTCCAAAGAGGGAGTTTATCATTGAATCCTACCCTTCGAAGGGCTTGAGGAGGAGCCTGACGTGGGAGCAGTTTGATGACCAGGCGAACAAGTTGGCGAACTACCTGACCAAAGAGTGCGGCGTAAAAAAGGGCGACATTGTACTCCATCTCATGATGAACTCCATGGAGTGGTACGCCAGCTACATTGCCGTGCTGAAGACGGGCGCCACAGTGACACCGCTCAATTTCCGGTTCGCGAGCGCCGACATCAAGTATGCGGCGGACGTGACGAAGTGTAAGGCCTTTCTTTTTGGCGAACAGTTCATCGGCAGGGTCGAGCCGATTATGAAGGAGATGGATTACTGCAAAAATTTCATCTGCTTAGGCGAGAATGTACCGTCTCAATTCAAGTCCTATAAAGAGATAATGGAAAAGGGCGATCCTGCCCCCGTTCTTGCGGACATGAAGGGCGATGACATGGCGGAACTTATGTTCACATCTGGCACCACGGGAGCGCCGAAACCGGTCTCCCATACCCACGAGACGCTCTTTTTCATCGGCATCGGAAACGCCCTCACGTATAACGAGGGCTATAGCAGCATCTATCTCTCACCCCACCCCTTCTATCACAGCGGCACCCTTTTCCTCTCTTTCCCCTGTTACATTGCCGCAGGCAAGATACTCATGCCCATGGAGACACAGCCCGAACTCTACCTGAAAGCGATAGCCGACGAGAAATGTACGGGCGGCTGGAACACGGTCCCCACATGGTCTGACGTAATAGATGCCATCAAAACGGGGAAGGTCGACCTTTCGAAGTATGATCTGACGGCGCTTCGTCACATCGAGATCGGCGCCCAGCCGGTCCCTTACGTGCTGCTTGAGGACTCAAAGAAGATATTCCCCGATCTCCCCGTCTCCAACATCTATGGCATCACGGAGGGCGGCGGCGGCGGCACTCTTAACTGCTATGGCGAAGATATTATGAGAAAACCGGGTTCCATCGGCAAAGCCACTGCTTTTATGGAAGCAAAGGTTGTGGACAGCGCGGGCAACAAGCTGACAGGCGGCAAAGTGGGCGAGTTGCTACTTAAAGGACCGCGCCTCATGAAAGAATACGCCTTTAATCCCGAGATGACCGCCAAGACGATAAAGGACGGCTGGCTCTATACCGGCGACCTCGCCTATGAGGATGAAGAAGGCTTCATCTTCTTCGCCGACAGGTCCAAAGATCTTATCATCAGGGGTGGCGAGAATATCTTCCCGGCTGAGATTGAGGACGCTCTAAGGAAACACCCCAAGATCGCCGACGTGGCCGTTTTCGGATATCCTCATCCGAGACTCGTCGAGATCGTCAT from Syntrophobacterales bacterium encodes:
- a CDS encoding radical SAM protein gives rise to the protein MIVPVFLPHLGCGDRCIYCDQMSITDLRTNNMEATVAAHLGSVRQPIEVGLFGGNIFGLKADNLRRLFAFFEPHRDRIVGFRISTKPVPLGNEIIRILKENGVRVIELGIPSFNDGILRVINRRHTAEDLRRSFLRLREEGFTMALQTMVGLPGETMTDIAETTEHLATLAPDYVRIYPLAVLKGTPLETMYREGTFVPIPFEKAVERTLYIYLHLLKKGIKVVKMGLTDNEVISDRIIAGHFHPSFGYIVKSWAFRLALVAKLRSLSVSGGPTKILLNHRDIPHLLGYKRKNMAEYGKEGFSIEWETREITQGTFVIELEGRAVEGDVFDALSIAAVSS
- the rnc gene encoding ribonuclease III is translated as MDYPTPLEEIIKYTFKDRELFDQAITHTSCFNEKKASRRSKNEKLEYLGDALLNTVISILLYKKYKDRHEGFLSNARSYLVKKGTLTEVAKSISLNTHMRYGSGDRDVPEESKVLSNTLEALIGAVYLDGGIRKLTKMIKALFSPYFDEQKLNEKNPKNILQEYSQKRWGILPQYKLARKTKEGFTVIVCVGDALKAKGTGKSKKEAERQAARLLLNEIRQGE
- a CDS encoding acyl--CoA ligase, which translates into the protein MIDLAEGFVNIKKRFGVAEMKDLQVHIGEILARNARMYPQDVALVERIPAEKKRVEITWKEFDDRANKFANLLKKKGVKKGDKVLHFMQNSIDWLVAYFGVVRTGAWVVPLNFRFTADDVKYCADVALPVYVVFDEEFAGRIDSIKDKLPTVKGYICVGKNTPAFAESYDALMTGADASPLDTEIRFDDPCGLYFTSGTTGQPKPILLTHNNMACACITENVHHRQTKDDVFILIPPLYHTGAKMHWFGSFIVGGKAVILKGVSPEYTLEAVSEEGGTIVWLLVPWAQDILLKLDSGELKSSNYKLGQWRLMHIGAQPVPPALIKHWKTYFPKMDYDTNFGLSESTGPGCVHLGMGNEHKIGAIGIPGFNWEVKIIDEDGKTVPAGTPGELLVRGNGVMREYYNNPEATAKSLVDGWLYTGDMARMDEDGFIWLVDRKKDIIITGGENVFPVEVEDFFHTNPNVKDAAAIGLPDERLGEIVAVIIELVPGKTLTTEEVMKFSEALPKYKRPRKVFFGEVPRNPTGKIEKPKLRKHYSGMEEAFKI
- a CDS encoding acyl--CoA ligase is translated as MNFASFSGLNASKFPKREFIIESYPSKGLRRSLTWEQFDDQANKLANYLTKECGVKKGDIVLHLMMNSMEWYASYIAVLKTGATVTPLNFRFASADIKYAADVTKCKAFLFGEQFIGRVEPIMKEMDYCKNFICLGENVPSQFKSYKEIMEKGDPAPVLADMKGDDMAELMFTSGTTGAPKPVSHTHETLFFIGIGNALTYNEGYSSIYLSPHPFYHSGTLFLSFPCYIAAGKILMPMETQPELYLKAIADEKCTGGWNTVPTWSDVIDAIKTGKVDLSKYDLTALRHIEIGAQPVPYVLLEDSKKIFPDLPVSNIYGITEGGGGGTLNCYGEDIMRKPGSIGKATAFMEAKVVDSAGNKLTGGKVGELLLKGPRLMKEYAFNPEMTAKTIKDGWLYTGDLAYEDEEGFIFFADRSKDLIIRGGENIFPAEIEDALRKHPKIADVAVFGYPHPRLVEIVMAVIQPKDNQTITDQEVLDFVKEIGFAKYKWPEKIVYTTIPRNPAGKIEKPKLREIYVNPAKEAMEKEFKKQ